The Geobacillus genomosp. 3 genome segment AAAAACCTTTCCCGTCTTGCCCGCATATTTTATGAACGAGGACGATTGTTCATCCACATAACAGAAAGGAGGCAACTGCCATGAGTGCCATGAGATACGGCCGACCCCCGATGATGCCGTCCCCTTTCACCGGCACGCCGCCCGCCCCGTTCGCCCGCATGCCCGCCGGCGTCCCCCGCCCTGGCAGCGGAGGCGGTCTGCTAGCCCGTTTGTTTTCGCGCGGACAGGCGCCGTTCGCCGCTCCGTCCCCGTGGGGATTGCCGCTGTTGCAAAATACGGCAGCCAATGCCACCACGGCGGCGAACACAAGCGGCGGATTCATCGGCATGTTAAATAACGTGCAAAAAATGCTCGGCATTGCGCAAAATGTTATGCCAATGGTGCAACAATATGGTCCGCTCATCCGTAATCTTCCCGCCATGATCCGCATTTTCCGCGAGCTGAAGCCGGCCGATGAAGAAGAGGGGGAAACAAAGCCGGCAAAAAGCGCACCAGCAAAAGAAGCGAAGCAAAAACCGGCCGCGCAGGCAGTCAAAAAGCGCACCGTTCCGCAGGCCAAGCGCGAGGAGCCGCGGGAAAAACAGACGCCGGCCGCGCCGAGACCATCGACTCCGAAACTGTATATCTAGCCTCTCTCCCGCCCTGGCCATGTTTGCCGTTTGGGGCGGATATTCTTTGTCTTCTCCTCTTCTCTCCGATATAATGGAAAGTGAAAACCGCCGCACGGTCGGCGGCAGGGAGGGAAAACGATGGAAGTGATTAAAATTACCCCGCGTGGGTATTGCTATGGGGTTGTTGATGCGATGGTCATCGCCCGCAATGCGGCGTTAGACCCGTCATTGCCGCGGCCGATTTACATCCTCGGCATGATCGTCCATAATAAGCACGTCACAGACGCATTTGCTGAAGAGGGCATCATTACGCTTGACGGGGAAAATCGGCTTGAAATTTTGGAAAAAATCGACCGGGGTACCGTGATTTTCACCGCCCATGGCGTGTCGCCGGAGGTGAAAAAACGGGCGCTCGAAAAAGGGTTGGTGACAATCGATGCGACATGTCCGGACG includes the following:
- the vrrA gene encoding VrrA/YqfQ family protein encodes the protein MRYGRPPMMPSPFTGTPPAPFARMPAGVPRPGSGGGLLARLFSRGQAPFAAPSPWGLPLLQNTAANATTAANTSGGFIGMLNNVQKMLGIAQNVMPMVQQYGPLIRNLPAMIRIFRELKPADEEEGETKPAKSAPAKEAKQKPAAQAVKKRTVPQAKREEPREKQTPAAPRPSTPKLYI